A genomic region of Desulfonatronum sp. SC1 contains the following coding sequences:
- a CDS encoding PilN domain-containing protein produces MISTILSLFFPNTHALFLWHDKIAAYCTVPYFGLRKASAQKVEVASTQDNNPPSRAHIGTTLLPGSEDVWHLGLPLKYFILVNLHFPAAAADSLDQAVRFSLMRHVPFDLSQARVGYARHSGSGSGNGLDLEVSVIEESALQSLSTALGQVGIFPAGVFPSLVYIARVHGRDGVYVHGDNSMAEALLLEKGRVVFHVWDDMPVGGTIVDFLRSISPVLMNRPQPPEWIFAWECAMSSQDLLEGLGLQDGKVEEVVPEFSRALLEKAPYRIALERPGVAAKQRISLWLRVGLAVLFLLALTAYPFGGLFGKKAHLHKLEAEISRMKPQADIIAEKRSEIQDVSDFMKDVSKNAKLRPRVMELLHEMTQVLPGNAWLESFVFSQGRVRIQGRADSATSIIEAMENSPLFREVRFESPVTKSHNKDVFQISAEVVH; encoded by the coding sequence ATGATCTCCACGATCCTGTCCCTGTTTTTTCCCAACACTCATGCCTTGTTCTTGTGGCATGACAAGATCGCTGCATACTGCACGGTACCCTATTTCGGACTCCGGAAGGCATCAGCTCAAAAAGTGGAAGTCGCCTCCACCCAGGATAATAACCCCCCGTCCCGCGCGCACATCGGCACAACCTTGCTGCCCGGGTCGGAGGATGTTTGGCACCTGGGATTGCCGTTGAAATACTTTATTCTCGTCAATCTGCATTTTCCCGCTGCCGCAGCCGACAGCCTCGACCAGGCCGTGCGGTTCTCGCTCATGCGCCATGTTCCCTTTGATCTTTCCCAGGCCCGTGTGGGATATGCAAGGCATAGCGGCAGTGGCAGCGGCAACGGCCTTGACCTTGAAGTCTCGGTGATTGAAGAAAGCGCATTGCAATCCTTGTCAACGGCCTTGGGCCAGGTCGGTATTTTTCCTGCCGGGGTCTTTCCCTCTCTGGTATATATTGCCAGAGTGCATGGCCGGGACGGAGTCTATGTCCACGGAGACAACAGCATGGCCGAAGCCCTGCTCCTGGAAAAAGGGCGAGTTGTTTTTCATGTCTGGGACGACATGCCGGTCGGCGGGACAATAGTCGATTTTTTGCGTTCCATCAGCCCAGTGCTCATGAATCGTCCGCAACCGCCTGAATGGATTTTCGCCTGGGAATGCGCCATGTCCTCCCAGGATCTCCTTGAGGGTTTGGGCCTGCAAGACGGCAAGGTTGAAGAGGTCGTTCCCGAGTTTTCCAGGGCGCTTCTGGAAAAAGCTCCATATCGGATTGCCCTGGAGCGGCCGGGGGTGGCGGCAAAGCAGAGGATATCCCTGTGGTTGCGGGTCGGCTTGGCGGTATTGTTTCTCCTGGCGTTGACAGCCTATCCGTTTGGAGGGCTTTTCGGAAAGAAAGCGCATCTTCACAAGCTTGAGGCGGAAATTTCCCGGATGAAACCGCAAGCAGATATCATTGCTGAAAAACGTTCGGAAATTCAGGATGTTTCTGATTTCATGAAAGATGTTTCCAAGAACGCCAAGCTCCGGCCTCGGGTCATGGAACTGCTGCATGAAATGACCCAGGTGCTTCCCGGAAACGCTTGGCTGGAGTCGTTTGTTTTTAGCCAAGGTCGCGTACGCATCCAGGGGCGAGCAGATTCAGCCACCAGCATCATCGAAGCGATGGAGAATTCCCCGCTCTTCCGTGAGGTGCGCTTCGAGTCGCCGGTGACGAAGTCTCACAACAAGGATGTCTTTCAAATCAGCGCGGAAGTGGTCCATTGA
- a CDS encoding general secretion pathway protein GspK, which yields MLLSVFALNYATTSRLGAERSMTNERLITESHVLRSALTKAEHGLLKYLANQELLLQIAESAPEEQAHEAQEHLFHPRHEPYELVVDGVEVEVRVVSEAGKWNVNSIDLHMLEKVLTACGLEYGTQTTRVANSILDWIDEDDLRRIEGAETPYYMALEHPYPAKNGPLESIEELLLIRGVDRPLFQGTDETPGLIDFLTVSGQGPTLDINSASPRSLALVPDIRQETIDSIVAQRSTKPIKNMPDIAPHVEYRDYQQLTQYFDVLPISRVTLEARVVDFVSGLPGRSLRSELDL from the coding sequence ATGCTTCTGTCCGTGTTCGCCCTGAACTACGCCACCACCTCGAGATTGGGCGCTGAGCGGAGCATGACCAACGAGCGCTTGATCACGGAATCCCACGTGTTGCGCTCCGCGTTGACCAAGGCCGAGCACGGCCTGCTCAAGTATCTGGCCAACCAGGAACTACTGTTGCAGATCGCCGAATCCGCTCCCGAGGAGCAGGCCCATGAAGCTCAAGAACATCTTTTCCATCCCCGTCATGAACCGTATGAATTGGTTGTGGATGGAGTTGAGGTCGAGGTGAGGGTTGTCTCCGAGGCGGGCAAATGGAACGTGAACAGCATTGACCTTCACATGCTGGAGAAAGTGCTGACTGCTTGCGGCCTGGAGTACGGCACACAGACAACACGCGTGGCGAACTCCATTCTGGACTGGATCGACGAGGATGATCTGCGGCGTATCGAAGGTGCTGAAACACCATATTACATGGCCTTGGAGCACCCTTACCCGGCCAAGAACGGTCCTTTGGAAAGCATCGAAGAACTGCTGCTGATCCGGGGTGTGGACCGCCCTTTGTTTCAGGGCACTGATGAGACGCCCGGTTTGATTGATTTTTTGACTGTTTCGGGGCAAGGTCCAACACTTGATATCAATAGCGCTTCTCCTCGGTCCCTGGCCCTTGTTCCGGACATCCGGCAGGAGACTATTGATTCCATCGTTGCACAACGCAGCACCAAACCCATCAAGAACATGCCCGACATCGCTCCACATGTGGAATACAGAGATTATCAGCAATTAACGCAGTATTTCGATGTGTTGCCGATATCTCGTGTCACTCTTGAAGCCCGGGTCGTTGACTTCGTCTCAGGCCTTCCCGGGCGGTCCCTGCGCAGCGAACTGGACTTGTAG
- a CDS encoding type II secretion system protein J, whose translation MPAKPSAISQQPSTAPSPCHGFTLLELIIALTITAMVVVVIYASFALGVRVWERQGSDTEEVRREEAMLRLLERDFAGMAPYTTLWEGASLAFFAGGAKTLFYVTRNGFGALRRQDKALFFVCLFVDQGLKDPEQMGVYLYKVPEPQPGLLREVRRFQASSEAARAVYLPPEALRHQAVRIAEGFDVLDFSFAADTVDPFAGPPGDRPGTQALREPENALELEAWVSKEWPQQVQMLFSREGDEPLRLLLVPGRGAL comes from the coding sequence ATGCCCGCCAAACCATCAGCCATCAGCCAACAACCATCAACCGCCCCGTCCCCTTGTCACGGCTTCACCCTGTTGGAACTGATCATTGCCTTGACCATCACGGCCATGGTCGTTGTGGTGATCTATGCGTCTTTTGCCCTGGGCGTGCGCGTCTGGGAACGGCAGGGCTCGGACACCGAGGAGGTCCGGCGGGAGGAGGCCATGCTGCGCCTGCTGGAAAGGGATTTCGCGGGCATGGCGCCGTATACCACGCTTTGGGAGGGCGCTTCCCTCGCCTTTTTCGCCGGGGGGGCGAAGACGTTGTTTTATGTCACTCGCAACGGCTTCGGCGCCCTGCGCCGCCAGGACAAGGCCTTGTTTTTCGTCTGCTTGTTCGTGGATCAGGGACTCAAGGACCCCGAGCAGATGGGGGTGTATCTTTACAAGGTCCCTGAGCCGCAGCCCGGGTTGTTGCGGGAAGTGCGCCGTTTTCAAGCATCCAGCGAGGCCGCGCGGGCCGTGTATCTCCCGCCGGAGGCTTTGCGGCACCAGGCGGTGCGCATTGCGGAAGGCTTCGATGTCCTGGATTTTTCCTTTGCCGCGGACACGGTCGACCCTTTTGCCGGGCCGCCCGGGGATCGCCCAGGAACACAAGCCCTGCGAGAGCCGGAAAATGCGCTTGAGCTTGAGGCATGGGTGAGCAAAGAATGGCCGCAGCAGGTCCAGATGTTGTTTAGTCGGGAAGGTGACGAACCGCTCCGGCTGCTGCTCGTGCCGGGCCGGGGCGCTCTGTAG
- a CDS encoding type II secretion system protein J, whose amino-acid sequence MPRVNDFRGPLCRQCPAGFTLMETLVAVIITSLTVTVFFQLLSGSMNLERKGRDLVQELILADRAFEELQRLDVRDPDFPWEGEAHGLTWRLEIHPVDIASPTIEEDELALRLPQELYLYVFHYGRKGDPGRTIQRHIAHAPDFFDDRFRSVHISASPPADGA is encoded by the coding sequence TTGCCCAGAGTGAATGACTTCCGTGGTCCTCTGTGCCGCCAATGCCCAGCCGGGTTCACCCTCATGGAGACCCTGGTGGCGGTGATTATCACCTCGCTCACGGTCACGGTGTTCTTTCAACTGCTTTCCGGGAGCATGAACCTGGAGCGCAAGGGACGGGATCTGGTTCAGGAACTGATCCTGGCGGACCGGGCCTTCGAGGAACTGCAACGGCTGGACGTGCGCGACCCGGATTTCCCTTGGGAAGGTGAAGCTCACGGCCTGACTTGGCGTTTGGAAATTCATCCCGTGGACATCGCAAGCCCCACGATCGAGGAGGACGAGCTCGCCCTGCGGCTGCCCCAGGAGCTGTACCTTTACGTGTTTCATTACGGCCGAAAGGGCGATCCAGGCAGGACCATCCAGCGCCATATCGCCCACGCACCTGACTTTTTCGACGACCGTTTCCGTTCCGTCCACATTTCTGCCTCCCCGCCGGCAGACGGCGCGTAG
- a CDS encoding GDSL-type esterase/lipase family protein has translation MVQTFFKTTGLCIMKHIAWIFIFFLCCGANGYAQVNPKDAGVGVVPFTQWQKDYCADNDPNTILSIGDSITSGESVSMQYRYPFLLQALTGMQVVNQAQSGSRSTYGVYYLPTYLVWHKPRVVTILYGVNDIGERSVSDIANNLRIMVILAKNNNSFPVLATLTPIFAPRDWKAESVMELNRMIRDIVRQEGILLADLDQAFNWDSRYFPNGLHPNEAGMQIIANVFSRAIQRIPSCQAGSLLVSAEPGGARNMGAQWRRVGTETWRESGVKENDILVGTYAVEFKDVQGWTTPAEVLVQIVNGQMTSVTGVYRIKSLPGVMMLLLDEE, from the coding sequence ATGGTCCAGACTTTTTTCAAAACAACAGGATTGTGTATTATGAAGCATATCGCGTGGATTTTTATTTTTTTTCTATGTTGTGGCGCAAATGGGTATGCACAGGTCAACCCAAAGGACGCAGGGGTTGGCGTTGTTCCTTTTACGCAGTGGCAAAAAGACTACTGCGCGGACAATGATCCGAATACCATTCTGTCCATAGGCGACAGCATCACTTCCGGCGAAAGCGTTTCGATGCAATACAGGTACCCTTTTCTTTTACAGGCCTTGACCGGGATGCAGGTGGTGAACCAAGCCCAAAGCGGTAGCAGGAGCACCTACGGCGTGTACTATCTGCCCACCTACTTGGTGTGGCACAAGCCGAGGGTGGTCACGATATTGTATGGGGTCAACGATATCGGTGAGCGTTCCGTCAGCGACATTGCGAACAATCTCAGAATAATGGTCATCCTTGCCAAGAACAACAATTCCTTCCCCGTCCTGGCGACGTTGACCCCCATTTTTGCGCCGCGGGACTGGAAGGCCGAGTCTGTCATGGAGCTAAACAGAATGATTCGGGACATTGTCCGCCAAGAAGGGATTCTGCTGGCGGATCTTGATCAGGCCTTCAACTGGGACAGCCGGTATTTTCCGAACGGATTGCATCCCAACGAGGCGGGCATGCAGATCATCGCGAACGTATTCAGTCGAGCCATCCAGAGGATTCCTTCCTGTCAAGCCGGGTCTCTGCTGGTTTCCGCCGAACCAGGTGGCGCACGGAACATGGGAGCCCAATGGCGGCGCGTCGGTACAGAGACATGGCGGGAAAGCGGCGTCAAGGAAAACGACATTCTTGTCGGGACATATGCAGTGGAATTCAAGGACGTTCAAGGCTGGACCACGCCGGCCGAGGTGCTCGTGCAGATCGTCAATGGTCAGATGACGTCCGTGACGGGTGTCTACCGGATAAAAAGTCTGCCCGGCGTGATGATGCTCCTTTTAGACGAGGAATGA